ggccttgctcTGATAAAATGGACTTTTGGTACCAAAGGGTTCCAcaacatcacaatggaccctttgttccatggggttccacagtgtcacagctgagtccttggttctgtgagcctctgctgtcaccaaatatccaaaatatcagaataaggctccttaacactaatttgctatttcatagGGTATCAtctattcaggcctgaggtccaacATGAAATAACTGCTAACCTTACATGGACATGGAATTGTATCAGTGAGTTACTTacatacagtcactaaatgtgaattacaatttactcatttccataaaacccacaccaagttcccagattcactccttgttttctctacccCTGCACCCTTGaaccagatgtcttcttcttctcttccaaccatccttgctgtgaaagcagcccctgcatgactTGTTGGTGTGCTGAAAGTTCCCAGGcggggtaaaaatggaatgaagccttttggtatcagccccaggtttgtgtgggcaggcagaggcaggcaggaggcagagctgtcagcaaaggaagggcccagccaggtggggcagccgggggatgccgacagcctgcagggacagactctcacaggcagggacaccgtagcacagcatgggctgcacagggcacaggcatgtgcagcagctgcaagacagccctgccagagccaacttgggcagcactttggccatggctgctgggcctgggcctgaggcaggagcaggagacaagtgacccttgcaggcctggggcctcattgcctccttgtccctgctcagcagcctggcaggggctgccccatgctcctgcccttgccattgcacatccccacatgccagtgcccatcctgggaagagccctgagcaaggagggagggacaggatctgcctggtcaGGGGCTGggcctcaggccttggccctttgcattcctgaaacacatccatgtttgctcagcacagagacaccttggccttgtttgtccccagctgtcatcactgcctccagtgttctgttcTAACgggaacctgggaacactttctcagtcatgtctctcaagtgggacccattaaactttaagaaacttcagtgtttaattttaactttgacttcttgagaagttttttgaagacactcccaGGGAATGAGTCcaatgtaaacaacaccaaaacccTGAGAGGGTcaataaagttttcctagtcctgTGTTAGAGAAATCTTTGAAagacttgtaagaaatacactttcatattttaaatgatttttttttttttggaccagaggtgattgcagcattctatgattgatattgacccagggtctctcagcagctctggcctgctcacagaagctgtgcctggagctctgaccttgctccacattgtccagccccatcctgtctgtcctcactcccgtGGGACCTGTTGTGCTTGCAGCTGGCtgcagaggggttttcactttttgtcatttttgaagcaatctgaaactcctgagtttccccactacaaacagacacactgctcaggtgtgtgccagccccaggtgccaccaaaggcactgcagagctgccctgggcagctgtgagggtggatcatcagcccaagctgcgctgggcccctgcaaggggctgtggccatgggcactgcactgactccactgctgggtttggctgcaacGGCCACCATGAGAAATGAAACTCTCCTTGGAAATGCTGGGGAGGACatggacatactggggaacactgggaacgctgtgggagatactgggacatactgggagtgacactgaggAGGACTGGGAGAACCTGGctaacactggggacattgcagagaagactgggtgacactggggcatcctgtggatgacaatgGGGGGAGGGGAACTggatgggactgggaatgaactcaggtgtattggaatGGACTGGGCTCTACTGGGAGGGAATGAAGGAGCACcagggttgaactgggttctaattgggatgaactgggctgtactggggttgtactgctCTGTACTGTGAATGAACCTGGCGGGACTGTAGGAgtttgaatgggctgttcctgcCTTCACCGCATCCCATTTCTCTAGGCTCCAACCCATCACCGCccgcagccaatcagcggcgGAGATCAGGGATACGGGGGCGGTGCCTAGAGTGGGAAActttttttgcctacaactcccgtcatgccctgtggCTCAACTGAGCCCCATTGGAGCTGGGACCACAACGCCCACCatgccctgtgctccacagaaccccgggatccgccaccTTCTTTGTCCCTTatgtgtcccccagaccctccaggatccctcagtacccccacagcgcccatttgggacccctcCAACAGCGTCCccagaccccctgagtgctcccaaccccacagatgcccagccacttctgggaattcatctcctctcatcccctgcggccccagagcccctcagaacacagtccctcGCTTAAAACTCCTCCCgtgacccgcgccctaaagaggccggttagagatcccagacctcctcccaagggctcccaaaCCATTTACATTCCCCCTGAGGGCTTTAGGTCgtggctcggacgcaaaagtttctcccaagagccttcccggacccccaaacctTGTGTTagaaccacttccgggactacagctcccatcatgctccgcggcgaacGTCCGGCACTAGTCCAGCCGGGACTTcgtctcccgtcatgccccgtgcctcaccgagagccattgcagcttcGCCTCGAAATCCCGTGATGCTCCACCACCCTGTTAAACCGTAATATACTCTCACCTACAATTCCTGTCATTCCCCGCGCctcagagagccccgttcgagccccccaagggcccgcccggaccctgaagggccccaaattcccctccctgacctccatggcccccctggacccccaagtgctgccctggaccccgaactgtccctcagaatccctgagtgcccctccaagtgcccacctggcttcccccaagtgtcctcctgaCCCTCAAGttttctctgaattccctccccagacccaaaactgccccaaatgtgccccagaaatgtctccatgaaccccaaagtggccccttttatcctgtctaTGATAATGATAAAAAtgatgacaaaaggatttaaaataggactaattagcataaaggaggagaaatcaatagccacactggtcaatAAATTAATGAAGGGAACTGTgctacttagaaccaatgaccaataaattttttgcttgctaaaaatgcATAGATTCCAAAAAGTAAATATtaaaatttggtaatacaaatcTAGAATAACAGTATTACAAATAAATTAGAgtaaataattataatttattaattcattacttgtttttacaggaaaatgcATAAATTTTTAATTCTTTGGGATGTCATTCCGTAAGagatggtccaaagatccctcatctgcctcacagctgccgtcaaggacggagattgaagccctccccaaggactgagatgagacccttcaaattctaacccaggggtgctggcctgactggagcgggatgccTGCCATAGGAAgagggatgtttcccataggaaccagtcctgaaacaacgagCCCCGCTCActtctggcaccggtttgtgctgttcagaactggactgtctgtacctgctcccaatggatttattctccactgtgccctccatgtgccatcctgcCCCCCTCCTggtggtagattataaaagagccctgagttaatcaaagactttgagattctccccagTGTGACCAGACGGATATATTGGCCCGACCacaaggatttcatctctctgttggtagctattccccccACCCAaccctcctttctctctctctctgtcctttatctcctttctaatccttctgtcgcatctgctgtgggcactcaataaaaggtgcatttgttttgattgaatgtcccctgctgtgtgtctttgggTACTGGAAAATAatggtaaataaagtacacatagttcatagtataaaatgtagacaccagcccagggatggggagtgtgcctctgtctgacctctggcaggccagagaaaaattGTTATAgagaagaaacaataaacaaccttggaaacccgagccgaagaattcagactccttcttcaaaacaccaggctgggaaaaaaggattctcGGCGTCATCTCTGACTGCAGGGAACCTGAGATTGGctatctgggctgtctgggtcaacattagagtaaatctggaagttttgatcTAGCCGTATTAAGTCATGGTGCTCGGGTCTCATCTTTTTTCTGGGTGCTGTCAAacactaacctggtattactccctctaggtgttggaaaagaaatgaaatttagtgaAATGTTTAATTACAGTTTAGTTatgagttgtgtgtgaattggtttgttaaaagcagttttgtagccgttgatagTGTGTGTTGaggtttgtgtgtaacctagcaggtagtcttaggaatttaataaatatttaaactagtgtaggaaagtaagaatgctaacctgtctgaaggcagcatacaatgctcttagaataagataagcagaagatttatgATCCTCTTTGTGAACTAAGGAATGTATCCcaaggggtctgtggctaggcaaggggaactgtttcttggagactttgttatgaatcgcatgtataagagggaagcactcATATGTGAAACTGGGGCTCGGACTTGGGACGCTAGTCCACCGGctcccgggcccttaataaagcaccgcacaaaacttatccgagttttatGTCATTTATCAATTGGGCAACATAGGGACTGATTCTtctatccctctggtcatcagggacctgtaatctctcatattccttctcacctcttcttgattagggtcccagttAGGATCCACTgaaggcattttttggtcacctgggggccCAGGTTGGTTTTCTCCCTCCTAAATttgcattcctgcagttcttattaatcgagtctcttttgggaaaataggatgttaaagttGGAGTTtaattctccccatgtataaatattagggcTAAAAATGGAtaaatttgatttgctattcctactgggtcttccactaaattttgcaattctttcttaaagtttctaaCTTTGGACGCAGTCAAAGGagcgtttacaaatccaatctcactggtcaccccacccatgggaacttctctgagggggaacaatttttccactttagctGCTTtagtgttacaacatcagctatGGAGGCTGgctgggtaacttcactcttgggcatgagattctgagatgttgtttggcttctcatttgtggtggggaggcagagcaggaacttgctggtgaataaggggtgcatgagatggttgaGGTAAGGGGACAGTAGTGAAGGgcaaagagagtaaggagagggctgAGGGGAAGATGGTGGAGGTAtgactgggttaggaggtggtaaaggaatgacagctgggagaggaggaggaattgggtccacagcaagtggaattggaggaaggatttgaggtactgcaagggtaggagggagGAAAGTGATCAAGGAGGgcccagtttttgttagccttcccagcctcttcttctactttactagcttgctttccctgttTTAATTTACAGCCTCCTGTATTTTCCTCTTCTGAGGCatactttagccaacaggtgacgttctctatgtgatgggccttttgcaggaacttggggaaaaaggaaggtgcatcacctttggacagagagcgAGGTAAATCAGGGAACATTTAAGGATGtttttaggtcatgcagaaagaaaattagagaggtgaaagctaaAGGCTTACCCAGGCCCCTTctgtgaagaataataaaaagatttctataaataaattaatggcaaaaggaggtaGAAGGACAATCTGCATTCATTATTGGGGAAGATGGGGTTACCAAGTATGAGGGAAACGCCCTAGGGGTTAGGTACCTAACCCTTCTTTGCCTCATTTTTCAAGaataagacaggttgtcctcaggacaagagttctcctgagctggtggatgggcacagggagcagtacagcccccctgtaatccaggaggaagtagATAggaacctgctgagccactcagatgctcacaggtgtctctaggagcagatgggatccatctcagagggatcagggagctggtggatgagctccccaagctctccatcatttactatCAGTGCTGgatcagcagggaggtcccagaggactggaggtgccaatgtgagcccatccccaagaagggctggaaggaggagctggggaaatccaggcctgtcagcctgacctgggtgcccggcaaggttatggaacagatcaccttgagtgccatcacagggcacccacaggatgaccaagggatcagagccagccagcgtagATTTCAATATCAGCACAGATGGTCTgtatgaggggactgagtccagcatcagcaaatttgcagatgacaccaagctgggtgtgagtgtggatctgttggagggtaggagggctctgcagagggacctggacaggctggatccagatccagggcccaaatccaacaaggtgaggttgaacaagtccaagtgccgggtcctgcgctttggccacaacaactccTGTAGTGCTACagtctggggacagagtggctggacagcagccaggcagaaagggacctgggggcactgaaggacagcaggctggacatgagccagcagtgtgcccaggtgggcaagaaggccaatggctcctggcctggatcaggaatggtgtggccagcaggagcagggcagtgattcttcccctgtgcttggcactggtgatGCCACACCtcgaatgctgtgtccagttctgggcccccgaTTTATGAAGGCCATGGAgcggctggagcgtgtccagagaagggcaacaaggctggtgaggggtctggaacacaagtccagtGAGGAGAAGTTGAAGGAGCTGGagatgtttatcctggagaagaggaggctcagagcgACAAGGCCGTGGCCAGGCACAagttggacctgatgatctccaaggccttttccaaccttgctgattctgggattctctgaaaccacccttggagcagttgcagaatgagccctgggcctcctctgcagaagctccagcagcccaggtccctcagcgtctcctcccaggcccgaagcccatcctgtcagttctgcagagcctctgcagctcctcctcactgcccagaacagggagccccagagccagacacagcagcccagatgtgccccctggcctggggtgcctctggcaagggagcagcaccaggcccagcaggagcctgcagacaattcctgcagcacctctaggatgatcctgctgcccaatggacattcccatggtgccaagtcaggaactgcattggggagtggggccagagaggaaagggcaagcagggataggctgtttgcaggggagggaacaggggtgggcaataggaagacatttgtatcaggaagagtaaagaaagcaaaggtgaaagcaaaggaaatgctcaggacagtttgggggtggctgccacgcagccctggctctgagcaacagcgtctgcagtgggacaggaaactcccagctgatgggaacacactttctggctgactgcagagggcaggacaaagctaagtgttttccctggtgtcccccagcccttgctggccccaggggctgatggcatttgtgctccctcaggttcatgtccccacaccaacagcatgggggtgctcctgcctgctgtgtgcaatgcaaacaggggctgctgagccagtactgctgtgtctgtgcctgcaaggatggtgcacctgtgtgagctgggggagaggccagggctgcagagaagGGATGTTGTtggctgttatgaacaaaaatccggttaatatttttttgtgagaaaaaagttaccacttctgctgggctgctgcctatgttatggtaattacgggtcgttgttgttaatggttgtttttgtattagtaaaagccctggctggggcgagttaatggcccttctcctgagacagtaacgggtggagaccttcccgaacagtgaggagaagagacctggagcggggggttatgcaaagtgactccaggaccagaatgctttgtgggagccCCGGctccaaactcacggagaaaccccaaaaacaacgagccaaataagagttgagagactggagtgatgtctggttgtgaggagccgagtgctgagcctgcagagatgcagaacaCCTTTGGAGCCTCttgccctgaccatgggagtagCCCCCGGAGATGAGGGCCTGCTAAGATGGCCGGCAAAAGCAGGAagatcttttggggaccaccccaccctaaaggctcccacgaggatggGATCCCcgagctctgcccctagtggacagagctgtgcatatcctcctcctctgagtcgccctgggagagacgacggacgctgcagacccgtcgagccacccagtcctgagctgatcacttttaataaaggccttaaaaaggagaagaagtctcctggcctgTTTATTTCATTGGCtactccatgaggacgctctgggacgctgccctgggctgtgcagcgcactggggacggatcagcctctgctctgctgctccttcccatctgccccagggcccttgcagagccccagctatGCTGTTTgcctccagcctgcccacagccagcctggggctgctcacgggggttttctgtgctgagcattggcctgggtgtgttcttgagagagcctgggcaaggagcctggagcccccaggccctggcctgaggtgtcagcgctgccccagcagtgcccatggcctgtccctgctgcagccccggcactgccagctccaggactgtgcccggccccgggagcactcaggccctgcagaaacaccagggccaccagggcagcggggcagggccatggcagcagccctggcaacatgaagtgctgctgctgctgggcacagctgctgggccagcactgatctgccccaagctttgcacacagacattgctgctgcacctccagaCAAGGCAACAGAAGGGGCATCTGTAGTTAAAACTTTGCTGGTAGAGCCTTTAGTTCATTTACAGCCACTAAAAGCACAGCTCCTCCTTGACAAGTCTGGGGCCACAGGACAatttaagagaaataaaatgagaaatggaaaaaagaaaagcctAGATTTAGagactgaaataaacagggccaggagacttcttctcctttttaaggcctttattaaaagtgatcagctcaggactgggcggctcaacgggtctgcagcgtccgtcgtctctcccagggcgactcagaggaggaggatacgcacagctctgtccactaggggcagggctggggaaatccggtcctcttgggagcctttagggcgtgttgtccctgtcagatggtgcccctcccactcagtcggctcggtctcaccgccggggtcgactcccatggtcagggcgagagggtccgaaggtctCTGCAGGCTttgcactcggctcctcacgtccagacatcattccagtctctcaactcttaggtggctcgttgtttttggggtttctccgtgagtttggagtcgggggtcccacaaagcattctggtcttgggagtcactttgcataacgcctcccctccaggtctcttctcctcactgttcgggaaggtccccatCCGTTacagtctcaggagaagggccattaactcgccccagccagggcttttactaatacaaaaacaaccattaacaacaacgacccgtaattaccataacacaggcagcagcccagcagtagtggtaactttttctcacaaaaaaaaaaattaaccgaatttttgttcataacagagaCAATAATACAAActaaaacagaggggaaaaaaccccaaatcaacagAACTATCCAAGATGACTTTTATTATAGattatttgcagaaactggccagccgtttaatgtttctgaaaccatccagtcatcagtctccatactgtagccttgagctcctggttcctcaggctgtagatgagggggttcaagaCTGGAggaaccaccgagtacagaactgacaccaccagatccagggatggggaggacatggaggggggcttcaggtaggcaaaaaagccagtgctgagaaacaaggagaccacagccaggtgagggaggcaggtggaaaaggctttgtgccgtccctgctcagaggggatcctcatcacagccctgaagatctgcacataagagaaagcaatgaaaacaaaacaaccaaaagctaTAGAGATAGAGAAAAGAGAAACCTCaatttccctgaggtaggatttggagcaggagagtttgaggatctgaggcatttcacagaagaactggcccagggcattgccatggcacaggggcagggaaaatgcattggctgtgtgcatgagagcattgagaaagccactggcccaggcagccgctgccatgtgggcacaagctctgctgcccaggagggtcctgtagtgcagtggtttgcagatggacacgtagcggtcatagcacatgatggtcagcaggaaatattctgctgagatgaagaacataaaggaaaacagctgagcagcacatccagtgtaggagatgttcctggtgtcccagagggaattgtgcatggctttggggacagtggtgcagatagagcccaggtcagcgagggccaggttgagcaggaagaagaacatgggcgtgtgcaggtggtggctgcaggctacggcgctgatgatgaggccgttgcccaggagggcagccagggagatgcccagcaagaggcagaagtgcaggagctgcagctgccgcgtgtctgccaatgccagcaggaggaagtggctgatggagctgctgttggacattttttaACTCTGACCATGGtggactgttgaaagaagacattgACAAGCGCT
The nucleotide sequence above comes from Melospiza melodia melodia isolate bMelMel2 unplaced genomic scaffold, bMelMel2.pri scaffold_35, whole genome shotgun sequence. Encoded proteins:
- the LOC134434380 gene encoding olfactory receptor 14J1-like, which gives rise to MFFFLLNLALADLGSICTTVPKAMHNSLWDTRNISYTGCAAQLFSFMFFISAEYFLLTIMCYDRYVSICKPLHYRTLLGSRACAHMAAAAWASGFLNALMHTANAFSLPLCHGNALGQFFCEMPQILKLSCSKSYLREIEVSLFSISIAFGCFVFIAFSYVQIFRAVMRIPSEQGRHKAFSTCLPHLAVVSLFLSTGFFAYLKPPSMSSPSLDLVVSVLYSVVPPVLNPLIYSL